The following coding sequences are from one Methanoculleus thermophilus window:
- a CDS encoding Coenzyme F420 hydrogenase/dehydrogenase, beta subunit C-terminal domain, translated as MVAKGDMVYAWTTSPELAEVAECGGAVTGLLKYALENNIVDAVLAVKKGVDLYDAVPTLITDPAEIGQTAGSLHCGTLLLSKLIKKYLDGAENMRIGVTVKGCDAMGIYELAKRNQVNLDNILMIGVNCGGSVSPVAARKMIREKFGVDPDDVVKEEIDKGQFIIVTKDGQHKGISIDELEEEGYGRRSNCRRCKMKIPRQADLACGNWGVIGDKAGKATFVEVCSEKGANLLDAAVKAGAIASEPANPKGIEIRGKVENAMLKLGDKWRARYFGELGDGKERLQKIMEDSSRCTKCYACISNCPICYCVECSTKKPYLVAPGVLPVPFMFHLIRYAHVADSCVNCGQCEENCPMEIANSLYMHALQTEMEKMFGHVPGVNMDLPVLALVEERAERDRLTATGDDQIFDIFK; from the coding sequence ATGGTAGCAAAGGGAGATATGGTATACGCCTGGACAACGAGCCCCGAACTCGCCGAGGTGGCGGAGTGCGGCGGCGCGGTGACCGGGCTTCTCAAGTATGCCCTGGAGAACAATATCGTTGACGCCGTGCTGGCAGTGAAGAAGGGAGTGGACCTCTACGACGCTGTTCCCACGCTCATCACCGACCCGGCAGAGATCGGACAGACGGCAGGCTCGCTTCACTGCGGAACGCTCCTGCTCTCGAAACTGATCAAGAAGTACCTCGACGGCGCCGAGAACATGCGTATCGGGGTGACGGTCAAGGGCTGCGATGCAATGGGCATCTACGAGCTCGCGAAGCGCAACCAGGTCAACCTGGACAACATCCTGATGATCGGCGTCAACTGTGGTGGTTCGGTCAGCCCCGTCGCCGCCCGGAAGATGATTCGCGAGAAGTTCGGCGTTGACCCCGACGACGTCGTCAAGGAAGAGATCGACAAGGGCCAGTTCATCATCGTCACGAAGGACGGTCAGCACAAGGGCATCTCGATCGACGAACTCGAGGAAGAAGGCTACGGCCGCCGCAGCAACTGCCGCCGCTGCAAGATGAAGATCCCCCGCCAGGCCGATCTTGCCTGCGGAAACTGGGGTGTCATCGGTGACAAGGCCGGCAAGGCGACCTTCGTCGAGGTCTGCTCGGAGAAGGGGGCAAACCTCCTCGATGCAGCCGTGAAGGCCGGTGCAATCGCCTCCGAGCCCGCAAACCCGAAGGGCATCGAGATCCGCGGCAAGGTCGAGAACGCGATGCTCAAACTCGGCGACAAGTGGCGGGCGCGCTACTTCGGAGAGCTCGGCGATGGCAAGGAGCGCCTCCAGAAGATCATGGAGGACTCGAGCCGGTGCACCAAGTGCTACGCCTGTATCTCGAACTGCCCGATCTGCTACTGTGTCGAGTGCAGCACGAAGAAGCCCTACCTGGTAGCGCCCGGCGTTCTCCCCGTGCCGTTCATGTTCCACCTGATCCGCTACGCTCACGTGGCTGACTCATGTGTCAACTGCGGCCAGTGTGAGGAGAACTGCCCGATGGAGATCGCGAACTCCCTCTATATGCACGCCCTGCAGACCGAGATGGAGAAGATGTTCGGCCACGTCCCGGGTGTGAACATGGATCTTCCAGTGCTTGCGCTCGTTGAGGAGCGGGCGGAGCGGGATCGGCTCACTGCAACCGGCGACGACCAGATCTTCGACATATTCAAGTAA
- the fdhD gene encoding formate dehydrogenase accessory sulfurtransferase FdhD has translation MFKRIACIRIGGGEIARDAAEETPVAIFVNGRHLTTVILSPGGFQDFITGYLYTEEIIKSPDEIESVRIEENRISVLTKNPFRRGTVKKTILSGCGGAVSYIDTQKLPTIDSDLAVSIPEIEAAVAALSAPDPLDAVLLALDGRLVARFEDLDRHNALDRVIGRGLQDKLDFSRMVAASTGAITSEMVRKCLVAGIPVLVSTGTPTALAVEIADETGLCIVGSARTPEMAVYTHPERIVGCSGA, from the coding sequence ATGTTCAAGAGAATTGCCTGTATCCGTATCGGTGGTGGAGAGATCGCCCGTGATGCCGCCGAGGAGACGCCGGTTGCGATCTTCGTCAATGGCCGCCACCTGACAACCGTGATCTTGAGCCCCGGTGGGTTTCAGGACTTCATCACTGGCTACCTCTATACCGAAGAGATCATCAAAAGCCCCGATGAGATCGAGTCGGTCAGGATCGAGGAGAATAGGATCAGTGTCCTCACAAAGAATCCCTTCCGAAGGGGCACCGTAAAGAAGACCATCCTCTCCGGGTGCGGAGGGGCTGTCTCCTACATCGACACCCAGAAACTGCCCACAATCGACTCCGATCTCGCGGTCTCCATCCCCGAGATCGAGGCCGCCGTCGCTGCCCTTTCGGCGCCCGACCCGCTCGATGCGGTTTTGCTCGCCCTGGACGGCCGGCTCGTCGCCCGCTTCGAAGATCTCGACCGCCACAACGCACTCGACCGGGTCATCGGCCGGGGACTCCAGGACAAACTCGACTTCTCCCGGATGGTCGCCGCCAGCACCGGGGCGATCACCTCCGAGATGGTCAGGAAGTGCCTGGTTGCCGGCATCCCGGTGCTCGTCTCCACCGGCACGCCGACCGCGCTTGCCGTCGAGATCGCAGACGAGACGGGCCTATGCATCGTCGGTTCTG